One Mauremys mutica isolate MM-2020 ecotype Southern chromosome 19, ASM2049712v1, whole genome shotgun sequence genomic window carries:
- the HASPIN gene encoding serine/threonine-protein kinase haspin gives MERPTRPQPRLLRTYARRGASLYRLPRPAPWLSPPLDCKRLFSSSSASVGSTSTASSPGSEDPDFQPRGRRAPPPPRSPGRLRRRRRGGREEPKENRAPAGPGPQSGGCALPASPLPRHVTRRRALRSPGRRAGLRARPPLLCSTPQQAPPGAESGPLPEEESILGGCQENGPPDPGRAASGRAPRNILAELSSMAPGSSVTEPAAGLAGSMELFSPPLSGGSGRVSRGHQHPTASSGSPPEGDWRGRSQLACTASPHGARSHATCRISGSQYVLLPCAAWSQPEAAQGDSIQLVPSTLPGIHRQSVPTLGQPVSPHHKTVSKDHVQRLTSQKAERAQRTTQGPCQLETSLGLQKSVNHSGAALPITGKPHVLVQDNTSPDEPHDLRGCCQERSWNLSTDKNRHQLQPVVVLSSQVVPTWLANRKINNKLAAWPSWRENDCQQPVSPSTLSVISVKKSRSSKAVPRDGDGGTSRKACISGFSSSRWGKQARRRPFRHKNSKTPWQQAEGSFFQEQMRQRGIEKNALEMSSFLCDFSCLNDSQWWARARASLSLHKKKKVSIEESACDSIPCTPSSKSQLAGYSKSPFIQSVGYCNWPTSSVLLLTPMKSHSVLEVTLTDAEKVYGECQQVDPISFEECIPPDKMKNCLKIGEGVFGEVFQTNSERGAVALKIIPVEGTERVNGEAQKSFSEILPEIIISKELSLLSQEVENRTVGFIDLHSVHCVQGAYPKHLLKAWDKYHELNRSENDRPDLFGEQQLFMVLEFEFGGNNLENMRKQLNSVATAKSLLHQVTASLAVAEEGLHFEHRDLHWGNILVKKTNLKKLSYTLNGAVYTIPTKGIHVNIIDYTLSRMEKDGLTVFCDISTDKELFQGRGDYQFDIYRQMKKENSNNWADYHPHSNVLWLHYLADKLLKEVNYKNKPSSSSALRGIQKQLRKFHSEVLNFSSASDVLLNSSLFH, from the coding sequence ATGGAGCGGCCTACGAGGCCCCAGCCGCGGCTGCTCCGCACCTACGCGCGCCGGGGCGCCTCCCTCTACCGGCTGCCGCGCCCGGCGCCCTGGCTGTCGCCGCCTCTGGACTGCAAGCGGCTCTTCAGCTCCAGCTCCGCCTCCGTGGGCTCGACTTCCACCGCCTCGTCCCCCGGCTCCGAGGACCCCGACTTCCAGCCCCGCGGCCGCCGcgcgccgcccccgccccgcagTCCCGGCCGCCTGAGGCGGCGGCGGCGAGGCGGCCGCGAGGAGCCCAAGGAGAACCGGgcccccgccgggccgggcccgcaGAGCGGTGGCTGCGCCCTGCCCGCCAGCCCGCTGCCGAGACACGTCACCCGCCGGCGGGCGCTCCGGTCCCCGGGGCGCAGGGCGGGGCTGCGGGcgcggccccccctgctctgcagcaCCCCGCAGCAGGCGCCGCCCGGGGCGGAGAGCGGGCCCCTCCCCGAGGAGGAGAGCATCCTGGGGGGCTGCCAGGAGAACGGGCCCCCCGATCCCGGGAGGGCGGCCTCGGGCCGGGCCCCCCGGAACATCCTGGCCGAGCTGAGCTCGATGGCGCCGGGGAGCAGCGTCACGGAGCCCGCGGCAGGGCTGGCGGGCAGCATGGAGCTCTTCTCCCCGCCGCTGTCCGGGGGCAGCGGCCGGGTCTCTCGTGGCCACCAGCATCCCACCGCCAGTTCAGGCAGCCCCCCGGAGGGAGACTGGCGTGGCCGGAGCCAGCTGGCGTGCACCGCATCTCCCCACGGTGCCCGGAGCCATGCTACTTGTAGGATATCTGGGAGCCAGTATGTCCTCTTACCCTGTGCTGCTTGGAGTCAGCCTGAGGCAGCCCAGGGAGACTCGATCCAGCTTGTTCCCTCAACACTTCCAGGTATCCACAGACAGTCTGTCCCTACTCTGGGCCAGCCTGTGTCACCCCATCATAAAACTGTGAGTAAAGATCACGTCCAGAGACTGACCTCACAAAAGGCAGAGCGGGCTCAGAGGACTACACAGGGACCTTGCCAGCTAGAAACTAGTCTGGGCCTGCAGAAAAGTGTTAACCATTCTGGGGCTGCACTGCCCATTACTGGGAAGCCCCATGTCCTGGTACAAGATAATACCAGTCCTGATGAGCCACATGATTTGAGAGGATGCTGTCAGGAAAGGAGCTGGAACCTTAGCACAGACAAAAACAGACACCAACTTCAGCCCGTGGTGGTCTTGAGCTCTCAAGTGGTACCAACCTGGTTGGCTAACAGGAAGATCAATAATAAGTTGGCTGCTTGGCCCTCCTGGAGGGAAAATGATTGTCAGCAGCCAGTTTCCCCTTCTACCCTGTCTGTAATCTCAGTAAAGAAGTCCAGAAGTAGCAAGGCCGTTCCCAGAGATGGTGATGGAGGCACCAGTAGAAAGGCCTGTATCAGTGGGTTCAGCTCCAGTCGATGGGGGAAACAGGCAAGGCGTCGCCCTTTCAGACACAAGAATTCAAAAACTCCATGGCAGCAGGCTGAGGGCTCCTTCTTTCAAGAACAAATGAGGCAAAGAGGAATAGAGAAAAATGCCCTGGAGATGTCATCTTTTCTGTGTGACTTTTCTTGCCTCAATGACTCCCAGTGGTGGGCCAGGGCTcgagcatctctctctcttcacaAGAAAAAGAAAGTTTCCATTGAGGAAAGTGCTTGTGACAGCATCCCTTGTACGCCTTCCTCCAAATCTCAGCTTGCAGGGTACAGTAAGTCCCCGTTCATTCAAAGTGTGGGCTACTGTAACTGGCCCACTTCCTCCGTGCTCCTGCTGACTCCCATGAAGTCCCATTCTGTTCTGGAGGTGACGCTTACAGACGCAGAAAAGGTGTATGGGGAATGCCAGCAGGTGGATCCTATCTCCTTTGAGGAATGTATTCCCCCAGATAAGATGAAGAACTGTTTGAAGATTGGAGAAGGAGTATTTGGGGAGGTGTTCCAAACAAACAGTGAGAGAGGAGCTGTGGCTTTAAAAATCATTCCTGTTGAGGGGACTGAGAGGGTCAATGGAGAAGCTCAGAAGAGCTTCAGTGAGATCTTGCCAGAGATTATAATTTCAAAGGAGCTCAGCCTTTTATCCCAGGAGGTAGAGAACAGGACTGTAGGGTTCATTGACTTGCACTCTGTGCACTGTGTCCAGGGAGCATATCCCAAGCATCTTCTGAAAGCCTGGGACAAATATCACGAACTGAACAGATCTGAAAATGACCGGCCAGACCTGTTTGGAGAACAGCAGCTGTTCATGGTCCTGGAATTTGAATTTGGAGGCAATAACTTGGAGAATATGAGGAAGCAGCTAAATTCAGTGGCAACAGCAAAAAGCCTGCTGCATCAAGTTACTGCTTCCTTGGCTGTGGCAGAGGAGGGACTGCACTTTGAGCACAGAGACTTGCATTGGGGGAATATTCTGGTGAAGAAAACCAACTTGAAAAAGCTCAGTTATACTTTGAATGGAGCAGTTTATACAATCCCCACGAAAGGAATTCATGTGAACATCATAGATTACACCCTCTCTAGGATGGAGAAAGATGGGCTAACGGTCTTCTGTGATATTTCTACTGACAAAGAGCTGTTCCAAGGAAGAGGTGACTACCAGTTTGATATCTATAGGCAGATGAAAAAAGAGAATTCCAACAACTGGGCTGATTATCACCCCCATAGCAATGTCCTGTGGCTGCACTATTTGGCAGATAAACTTCTGAAAGAGGTAAACTACAAGAATAAGCCAtcatcctcctctgccttgagAGGCATACAGAAACAGCTCCGAAAATTCCACAGCGAAGTTCTGAACTTTAGCTCTGCAAGTGATGTTCTGCTCAATAGCAGCCTTTTCCACTGA